In Dehalococcoidales bacterium, the sequence GCCGACAGAAGTCCCACACGTTGAAGTCAGGCAGCTAATCGATGCAATGCAGCACGACAAGAAGATTGTCGGTGGTAGGATACGGTTTGCCCTGCTCCGTGATATCGGGGACGTGTTCGTCACCGACGAAATCAGCCCTTCCCTGGTGGAGGAAGCCCTGGCAGGACGGCAATGAAGACACCCAGAATCTGCGCCTCTATCACGAATACCGACCTCAAAGCAGTGCGACGGGTCGAATCCCGGGTCGACCTGTTCGAGGTCCGCATCGACCTTATTGGCGACGACTGGCAGGAGGTTGCCCGGCAGCTTACCAAACCCTGGATAGCCTGCAACCGGAGCGCTGCCGAGGGCGGTCTATGGCAGGATAACGAGGCCAGGAGAATCGAAAGACTCCTCCAGGCAATAGAACTTGGCGCGGAGATGGTCGATATTGAGTTGAGGACAAAGAACCTGGCTAACATCGTGAAGCTCATCAAGCGGCGCAAGAAGTGCCTGCTCTCCTGCCATAACCTGGATAAAACTCCCTCCTTTGATGCTATGAAGCAGATAGTGCAACAGCAGATAAAGGCCGGGGCCGATATCTGCAAGATGGTTACCACCGCTCGCAGCTTCGAGGATAATGCCAGTGTTCTAAGGCTCATCCCCGAGTTCCCCGAGACCGGAGTGGTTGCCTTTGCCATGGGCCCTCTGGGCACTACCAGCCGTGTTCTCTGTCCCCTGGTTGGCGGCGATTTCACCTACGCGTCCCTGGCCGAGGGCAAGGAATCAGCCCCAGGGCAGGTAAC encodes:
- the aroD gene encoding type I 3-dehydroquinate dehydratase, yielding MKTPRICASITNTDLKAVRRVESRVDLFEVRIDLIGDDWQEVARQLTKPWIACNRSAAEGGLWQDNEARRIERLLQAIELGAEMVDIELRTKNLANIVKLIKRRKKCLLSCHNLDKTPSFDAMKQIVQQQIKAGADICKMVTTARSFEDNASVLRLIPEFPETGVVAFAMGPLGTTSRVLCPLVGGDFTYASLAEGKESAPGQVTVGELRAIYDMVAE